From a region of the Mycobacterium intracellulare ATCC 13950 genome:
- a CDS encoding aldehyde dehydrogenase family protein, which produces MTATASSPTLSGALLIGGERINAASGGTYRHVYPGTGLPNASIPLAGRSEVGRAVDSAWDAHREWMSYPVDRRRDLLFALADVVRDHFAELSELNVHDYGVPIAVAGNSVLTERFLRYYAGYVDKSHGASTPVAGAFDVNIVEREPYGVVGVLAPWNGPLVVVGAAVAPALAAGNAVILKPSEVASLAPLRFGELCLEAGLPPGLVNVLPAGPEGGDALVRHPGVRKIHFTGGQATAQKVLQAASHNLTPVTAELGGKSAYLVFADADLDMAAVIAAHQGPITQAGQSCACASRILVQASVYTAFVEKLVATVRAAKVGDPLQPDVMLGPVVSEAAAERVLGVIDQAVSEKAGDLITGGRRLGGELASGYFVEPTIFANVDNRSALAQTETFGPVASVMPFGDEDEAVRIANDSRYGLNAFVATSDLERAHRVARRLEAGSVWVNRHSDIAPQGPYGGYKQSGFGRTGGVEGLYDFLQVKTIRIGMS; this is translated from the coding sequence ATGACGGCAACCGCGTCGTCACCGACGCTCTCGGGTGCGTTACTCATTGGCGGAGAACGCATTAACGCGGCATCCGGCGGAACCTACCGCCACGTCTACCCGGGCACCGGCCTGCCCAACGCGTCCATACCCCTGGCCGGCCGAAGCGAGGTCGGCCGGGCCGTCGACAGCGCGTGGGACGCGCACCGGGAATGGATGTCCTACCCCGTCGATCGCCGCCGCGACCTGTTGTTCGCGCTGGCCGACGTGGTGCGCGACCACTTCGCCGAGTTGAGCGAGCTCAACGTGCACGACTACGGCGTCCCGATCGCGGTCGCCGGCAACTCCGTACTGACGGAGCGGTTCCTGCGCTACTACGCCGGCTACGTCGACAAGTCGCACGGCGCAAGCACTCCCGTCGCCGGCGCGTTCGACGTCAACATCGTCGAGCGCGAACCGTACGGCGTCGTCGGCGTCCTGGCCCCGTGGAACGGGCCGCTGGTCGTGGTCGGCGCGGCCGTGGCCCCCGCGCTGGCGGCGGGAAACGCCGTCATCCTCAAACCCTCGGAGGTTGCGTCGTTGGCGCCCTTGCGCTTTGGCGAACTCTGCCTGGAAGCGGGCCTGCCGCCGGGGTTGGTGAACGTGCTGCCGGCCGGCCCGGAGGGCGGCGACGCGCTGGTGCGTCACCCTGGGGTCCGCAAGATCCACTTCACCGGCGGACAGGCGACCGCGCAGAAGGTGCTGCAGGCCGCATCGCACAACCTCACACCCGTGACGGCCGAATTGGGCGGCAAGTCGGCGTATCTCGTGTTCGCCGACGCCGACCTCGACATGGCCGCCGTCATCGCGGCCCACCAGGGGCCCATCACCCAGGCCGGCCAAAGTTGCGCCTGCGCCTCGCGGATCCTCGTCCAGGCATCGGTGTACACGGCATTCGTGGAGAAGCTCGTGGCGACCGTGCGGGCCGCGAAGGTCGGGGATCCGCTGCAGCCCGACGTCATGCTCGGGCCCGTCGTCAGCGAGGCCGCCGCCGAGCGCGTCCTCGGTGTCATCGACCAGGCGGTCAGCGAGAAGGCCGGTGACCTGATCACCGGCGGGCGCCGGCTGGGAGGTGAACTCGCGTCCGGCTATTTCGTCGAGCCGACGATCTTCGCGAACGTCGACAACCGCTCGGCGCTGGCGCAAACCGAGACATTCGGGCCGGTGGCTTCCGTCATGCCGTTCGGCGACGAGGACGAGGCGGTCAGGATCGCCAACGATTCGCGCTACGGCCTCAACGCATTCGTGGCCACCTCCGACCTGGAGCGCGCGCATCGGGTGGCGCGCCGGCTGGAAGCGGGTTCGGTGTGGGTGAACAGGCACAGCGACATCGCGCCCCAAGGCCCCTACGGCGGATACAAACAGAGCGGGTTCGGCCGCACCGGCGGCGTGGAGGGCCTGTATGACTTTCTGCAGGTGAAGACCATCCGCATCGGCATGAGCTGA
- a CDS encoding cation diffusion facilitator family transporter codes for MHAINGVRDPAAGFPLDTAADDAGERRQANRAVAVSAAGLALTGLVELVIALLSGSVALLGDALHNLSDVSTSALVFVGFRASRKVPTERYPYGYERAEDLAGIGVALVIWGSAVVAGFESVTKLLRHGGTGYVGWGIAAAVVGVAGNQLVARYKLVVGKRIRSATMVADAKHSWLDALSSAGAVLGLIGVALGWGWADAVAGIVVTGFICHVGWEVTADIAHRLLDGVDPDIITTAEAVAASVPGVTHAHARARWTGRTLRVEVEGFLNADTSLAASDQIGRSVAAALAPRIPEMQSFTWTARAA; via the coding sequence ATGCATGCGATCAACGGGGTCCGTGACCCGGCGGCAGGCTTTCCCCTCGACACCGCGGCCGACGACGCCGGCGAGCGCCGGCAGGCCAACCGTGCGGTCGCCGTCAGCGCGGCCGGGCTGGCGTTGACCGGCCTGGTGGAACTGGTCATCGCGCTGTTGTCCGGTTCGGTGGCGCTGCTCGGCGATGCGCTGCACAACCTGTCCGACGTCTCCACCAGCGCCCTGGTGTTCGTCGGCTTCCGCGCCTCGCGCAAGGTCCCCACCGAGCGGTACCCCTATGGCTACGAACGCGCCGAGGACCTCGCCGGCATCGGGGTGGCCCTGGTGATCTGGGGCAGCGCCGTGGTCGCCGGTTTCGAGAGCGTCACCAAGTTGCTCCGTCACGGCGGCACCGGCTACGTGGGCTGGGGCATCGCCGCGGCCGTCGTGGGCGTCGCCGGCAACCAGCTGGTGGCCCGCTACAAACTGGTGGTAGGCAAGCGAATTCGGTCGGCCACCATGGTGGCCGACGCCAAGCACTCCTGGCTCGACGCGTTATCGTCGGCCGGGGCGGTGCTGGGGCTGATCGGCGTGGCACTCGGCTGGGGCTGGGCCGACGCGGTCGCCGGAATCGTCGTCACCGGATTCATCTGCCACGTCGGCTGGGAGGTCACCGCCGACATCGCGCATCGCCTGCTCGATGGCGTCGACCCCGACATCATCACCACCGCCGAGGCCGTCGCCGCCTCGGTGCCCGGCGTGACGCACGCGCACGCCCGGGCCCGATGGACCGGCCGGACCCTGCGCGTGGAAGTGGAAGGGTTCCTGAACGCGGATACGTCGCTGGCCGCGTCCGATCAGATCGGTCGCAGCGTCGCCGCGGCCCTGGCGCCGCGGATCCCGGAGATGCAGAGCTTCACCTGGACGGCGCGGGCGGCCTGA
- a CDS encoding DUF732 domain-containing protein, with product MRFLLGLCSAAAALGLAVPAHADVDNDQDFLKDLRDAGITYQDAGNAITIGKSVCELLDDGQSDAKIVTDLRNQNPAFQGASAAKFTFLSAAHYCPKYITGEDRGPKPEGAAGN from the coding sequence ATGCGATTTCTCCTCGGGCTCTGCAGTGCCGCCGCCGCGCTCGGCCTGGCCGTCCCGGCCCACGCGGACGTCGACAACGATCAGGATTTCCTCAAGGACCTGCGCGACGCCGGCATCACCTACCAGGACGCCGGCAACGCGATCACCATCGGCAAGTCGGTGTGTGAGCTGCTCGACGACGGCCAGTCGGACGCGAAGATCGTGACGGACCTGCGCAACCAGAACCCGGCCTTCCAGGGCGCCAGCGCGGCCAAGTTCACCTTCCTCTCGGCCGCCCACTACTGCCCGAAGTACATCACTGGCGAGGACCGCGGGCCCAAGCCCGAAGGCGCCGCCGGCAACTGA
- a CDS encoding DUF732 domain-containing protein, whose protein sequence is MKLMLALSGLAVTIGLAVPAHADPVDGVDGTDEAFIASLRAAGITFADSDKAVGAGKWVCDTVGQGTQMPDVVKTLLSKNSALSEGKANQFAAIAASTYCPGAITSTTNTP, encoded by the coding sequence ATGAAGCTCATGCTCGCCCTGTCCGGCCTGGCCGTCACGATCGGCCTCGCGGTGCCGGCGCACGCCGACCCCGTTGACGGCGTCGACGGCACCGACGAAGCGTTCATCGCGTCACTGCGCGCGGCCGGCATCACCTTCGCCGATTCCGACAAGGCGGTGGGCGCGGGCAAATGGGTGTGCGACACGGTCGGCCAGGGCACGCAGATGCCCGACGTGGTCAAGACGCTGCTGTCCAAGAACTCCGCGCTGAGCGAGGGCAAGGCCAATCAGTTCGCGGCCATCGCCGCGAGCACGTACTGCCCGGGCGCGATCACCTCCACCACGAACACCCCGTAA
- a CDS encoding Clp protease N-terminal domain-containing protein codes for MSEPIRIAYPIRLDELITAIKTIHPDVLDQLTDAVLAAEHLGEIADHLIGHFVDQARRSGASWTDIGKSMGVTKQAAQKRFVPRAEATTLGPEQGFARFTPRARGAVVAAQNAAHEAGNGEITPDHLLIGVLADAAALATVLLRLQKIDTEALRDAAAASIAALRVEDQPPELIPFSGPARKALELTVREALRLGHNYVGTEHQLLALLELEAASSTPGPLHRCGVDKDRVEADLIAALDSLGGGKSVAPDGGGDA; via the coding sequence ATGTCCGAGCCCATCCGCATCGCGTATCCGATCCGCCTCGACGAGTTGATCACCGCGATCAAGACCATCCACCCCGACGTGCTGGACCAGCTGACCGACGCCGTGCTGGCCGCCGAGCACCTGGGCGAGATCGCCGACCACCTGATCGGCCATTTCGTGGACCAGGCCCGCCGCTCCGGAGCGTCCTGGACCGACATCGGCAAGAGCATGGGCGTCACCAAACAAGCCGCCCAGAAACGATTCGTCCCCCGCGCCGAGGCCACCACCCTGGGGCCGGAGCAAGGCTTCGCGCGGTTCACGCCGCGGGCGCGCGGCGCGGTGGTGGCGGCCCAGAACGCCGCGCACGAGGCCGGCAACGGCGAGATCACCCCCGACCACCTGCTGATCGGGGTGCTCGCCGACGCGGCCGCGCTCGCCACGGTGTTGCTGCGCCTGCAAAAGATCGACACCGAGGCGCTACGCGACGCCGCGGCCGCGTCGATCGCCGCGCTGCGCGTGGAAGACCAACCGCCCGAACTCATCCCGTTCAGCGGGCCGGCGCGCAAGGCCCTCGAATTGACCGTGCGCGAGGCCCTTCGGCTCGGCCACAACTACGTCGGCACCGAGCACCAGCTGCTGGCGTTGCTCGAACTGGAGGCCGCCTCCTCCACCCCGGGGCCGCTGCACCGGTGCGGCGTCGACAAGGACCGGGTCGAGGCCGATCTGATCGCGGCGCTGGACTCGCTCGGTGGCGGGAAATCCGTTGCCCCGGACGGCGGCGGTGACGCCTGA
- a CDS encoding DUF1942 domain-containing protein — protein MRRWLVSVSAALVAAASVTAVVPAPPAGAGDAPIGHIGDTLRVDNGTFIADVTVSGVAPCDPPPGFGYTREGTYKGFPGSTVERADVTIRAIRVPNPYIMATIFSFNGVTPNADAYKPRASDAPDALDNVIVNAPNGAIVRGEVYWDAYRDPVSTVVLLDKKTGYHLAQWNL, from the coding sequence ATGCGCCGCTGGCTGGTATCGGTGTCGGCCGCGCTGGTTGCCGCGGCGAGCGTGACCGCCGTCGTTCCGGCGCCGCCCGCGGGTGCCGGCGACGCGCCGATCGGCCACATCGGGGACACGCTGCGCGTGGACAACGGCACGTTCATCGCGGACGTGACCGTCAGCGGCGTGGCGCCCTGCGACCCGCCACCCGGCTTCGGCTACACGCGCGAGGGCACCTACAAGGGCTTCCCCGGCAGCACCGTCGAGCGCGCCGACGTGACGATTCGTGCGATCCGCGTGCCCAATCCGTACATCATGGCGACCATCTTCAGTTTCAACGGGGTGACCCCGAACGCCGACGCCTACAAGCCGCGGGCCTCCGATGCGCCCGACGCGCTGGACAACGTGATCGTCAACGCGCCCAACGGGGCGATCGTGCGCGGTGAGGTGTATTGGGACGCCTACCGCGACCCCGTCTCCACCGTCGTCCTGCTGGACAAGAAGACGGGCTATCACCTCGCCCAGTGGAATCTTTGA
- a CDS encoding GNAT family N-acetyltransferase, producing MESLIRTVHVAAADSGAAAELAAVAALTFPLACPPTAAPENIAAFVAANLSAERFADYLADPHRAVLTAAHDGRIIGYAMLIREPGAAELSKIYVLPAYHGGGVSTALMDRALATAGEWGARRVWLGVNQANQRAQRFYAKSGFRISGTRTFRLGAGLEHDYVMVRELS from the coding sequence GTGGAATCTTTGATCCGAACCGTCCACGTCGCGGCGGCGGATTCCGGTGCCGCCGCCGAGCTGGCCGCCGTTGCGGCCCTTACCTTTCCGCTCGCGTGCCCGCCCACGGCGGCCCCGGAGAACATCGCGGCCTTCGTGGCCGCCAACCTGTCGGCCGAGCGCTTCGCGGACTACCTCGCCGATCCGCACCGCGCCGTCCTCACCGCGGCGCACGACGGCCGAATCATCGGCTACGCCATGCTGATTCGCGAGCCCGGCGCCGCCGAGCTGTCCAAGATCTACGTGCTGCCCGCGTACCACGGCGGCGGGGTGTCGACGGCCCTGATGGACCGCGCGCTGGCCACCGCCGGCGAGTGGGGCGCGCGGCGCGTGTGGCTGGGGGTCAACCAGGCAAACCAACGCGCGCAACGCTTTTACGCCAAGAGCGGCTTCAGGATCAGCGGCACCAGGACGTTTCGTCTCGGCGCCGGCCTCGAGCACGACTATGTCATGGTTCGCGAGCTGAGCTAG
- the zapE gene encoding cell division protein ZapE encodes MGLIAARRYSSCMHGSTSAGVSGAVARLVDRHPTVSPERLIAQLRPPPTFADVSFATYQPDPAEPTQAAAVLACQDFCRQATQRRAGRRKLLGRRQVLPGVGLYLDGGFGVGKTHLLASAYYELPGDGPGGSKGGTPDGPPPKAFATFGELTQLAGVFGFAECVDLLGAYTAVCIDEFELDDPGNTTLIARLLSSLVERGVSVAATSNTLPEQLGEGRFAAQDFLREINTLASIFTTVRIEGPDYRHRGLPPAPQPLSDEQVAARAARVDGATLDDFDALCAHLATMHPSRYLTLIEGVRAVFVTGVHGIDDQNVALRLVSLTDRLYDAGIPVVASGAKLDTIFSEEMLAGGYRKKYLRATSRLLALTAAASSAREP; translated from the coding sequence ATGGGTCTGATTGCAGCACGCCGCTACAGTTCCTGCATGCACGGGTCCACCTCCGCGGGCGTTTCGGGCGCCGTCGCGCGCCTGGTGGATCGGCATCCGACCGTCTCGCCGGAGCGCCTGATCGCCCAATTGAGGCCGCCCCCGACGTTCGCCGACGTGAGCTTTGCGACCTACCAGCCCGATCCGGCCGAGCCGACGCAGGCCGCCGCGGTGCTGGCATGCCAGGACTTTTGCCGGCAGGCCACGCAGCGCCGCGCGGGCCGCCGAAAGTTGTTGGGACGACGGCAGGTTCTGCCCGGTGTCGGGCTGTACCTCGACGGCGGGTTCGGCGTGGGCAAGACGCACCTGCTGGCTTCGGCCTACTACGAACTGCCCGGTGACGGGCCGGGTGGGTCGAAGGGCGGGACGCCGGATGGCCCGCCCCCCAAGGCTTTCGCGACCTTCGGGGAGCTCACCCAGCTCGCCGGGGTGTTCGGCTTCGCCGAATGCGTCGACCTGCTGGGCGCCTACACGGCGGTCTGCATCGACGAGTTCGAGCTCGACGACCCGGGCAACACCACGCTGATCGCGCGGCTGCTCTCGTCGCTGGTCGAGCGCGGGGTGTCGGTGGCCGCCACCTCCAACACGCTGCCCGAGCAGCTCGGCGAGGGCCGCTTCGCGGCGCAGGATTTCCTGCGCGAGATCAACACGCTGGCAAGCATTTTCACCACCGTGCGCATCGAGGGGCCCGACTATCGGCACCGCGGCCTGCCGCCGGCCCCGCAGCCGCTGTCCGACGAACAGGTGGCGGCGCGCGCGGCGCGCGTCGACGGGGCCACGCTCGACGACTTCGACGCGCTGTGCGCGCACCTGGCCACCATGCACCCGTCGCGGTACCTGACGTTGATCGAGGGCGTGCGCGCGGTGTTCGTGACCGGCGTGCACGGGATCGACGACCAGAACGTCGCGCTGCGGCTGGTGTCGCTTACCGACCGGCTCTACGACGCCGGAATTCCCGTGGTGGCGTCGGGCGCCAAACTGGACACCATCTTCAGCGAGGAGATGCTGGCCGGCGGATACCGAAAGAAGTACCTACGGGCCACATCCCGGCTGCTGGCGTTGACCGCTGCGGCTAGCTCAGCTCGCGAACCATGA
- a CDS encoding pyrimidine reductase family protein, protein MPETPLSLLGSVRDLEDGELPRLYGYPEHDATWVRANFITSVDGGATSGGSSGAMGGPGDRFIFNLLRELADVIVVGAGTVRIEGYSGAQLGAAQRQHRQARGQSEVPPLAIVTKSGHLNRDMAVFTRTEVPPLVLTCAAAAAQTRRLLSGVCEVLDCSAGDPEKVDEAALLAALGARGLRRILTEGGPMLLGSLIDRDMLDELCLTIAPYIVGGQARRIAAGPGQLLTGMRCAHVLTDDAGYLYTRYVRA, encoded by the coding sequence ATGCCCGAGACGCCGCTGTCGCTGCTGGGCTCGGTGCGCGACCTCGAGGACGGCGAACTCCCCCGGCTCTACGGCTATCCCGAGCACGACGCGACCTGGGTGCGGGCGAACTTCATCACCAGCGTCGACGGCGGCGCCACCTCGGGCGGCAGCAGCGGGGCGATGGGCGGGCCGGGCGACCGGTTCATCTTCAACCTGCTGCGTGAGCTCGCCGACGTCATCGTGGTCGGCGCGGGCACCGTGCGGATCGAGGGCTACTCCGGGGCGCAGCTGGGCGCCGCCCAGCGCCAGCACCGGCAGGCCCGCGGGCAAAGCGAGGTCCCGCCCCTGGCGATCGTGACCAAATCGGGCCACCTCAACCGGGACATGGCCGTGTTCACCCGCACCGAGGTGCCCCCGCTGGTGCTCACCTGCGCCGCGGCGGCCGCCCAGACGCGGCGGCTGCTCAGCGGCGTGTGCGAGGTCCTCGACTGCTCCGCCGGCGATCCCGAGAAGGTCGACGAGGCCGCCCTGCTGGCGGCCCTGGGCGCGCGCGGGCTGCGCCGCATCCTCACCGAGGGCGGCCCGATGCTGCTGGGCTCGCTGATCGACCGCGACATGCTCGACGAGCTGTGCCTGACGATCGCGCCCTACATCGTCGGGGGCCAGGCGCGACGCATCGCGGCCGGCCCGGGCCAGCTGCTCACCGGGATGCGGTGCGCCCACGTCCTGACCGACGACGCCGGCTACCTTTACACCCGCTACGTCAGGGCCTAG
- a CDS encoding alpha/beta hydrolase yields MSRPYTCATILVAVTALLAGCVPGLAANPRFATNSGARPQGAATSKPAPSGPPPITAPKNDLAWHDCTSRVFADAAVPAAAGVQLDCATYDSDLDPVNGGGGSLSIGVVRARTNKTPHDAGPLVFTTGSDLPSSAQLPVWLSRAGADVLAAHPIVAVDRRGIGMSSPIDCRDKFDRQEMRDQSQFQTGDDPVANLSEVANTATTNCTDAIAPGASAYDDAHAASDIERLRSTWDVPALALIGIGNGAQVALTYAGSRPDKVARLVLDSPVALGTNAEAAAEQQVKGQQAALDAFAAQCIAVNCALGPDPKGAVSALLADARAGRGPGGASVAQVANAITVALGFPSGGRVNATTDLANALAAARSGDTNGLNNLINHANTVQDSDGQFVNVCSDAVNRPTPDRVRELFVAWGKLYPQFGTVAALNMVKCVHWPTGSPPPSPKTLKVDVLLLGVQNDPIVGTDGVAATAASIINANAASKRVMWQGIGHGASIYSGCAVAPLNGYLSSGKLPNTDTYCPA; encoded by the coding sequence ATGAGTCGGCCGTACACGTGCGCCACGATCCTCGTTGCGGTGACCGCGCTGCTGGCCGGCTGCGTCCCGGGCCTGGCCGCCAACCCGCGCTTCGCCACGAATTCCGGTGCGCGGCCGCAAGGAGCGGCCACCTCCAAGCCGGCGCCGTCCGGCCCGCCCCCGATCACCGCGCCCAAGAACGACCTGGCGTGGCACGACTGCACCTCGCGGGTGTTCGCCGACGCGGCGGTTCCCGCCGCCGCGGGTGTCCAGCTCGACTGCGCCACCTACGACTCCGACCTGGACCCGGTCAACGGCGGGGGCGGCAGCCTGAGCATCGGCGTGGTGCGCGCCCGCACGAACAAGACGCCCCACGACGCCGGGCCGCTGGTCTTCACCACCGGCTCGGATCTGCCGTCGTCGGCGCAGCTGCCGGTCTGGCTGTCCCGGGCCGGCGCCGACGTGCTCGCCGCCCACCCGATCGTCGCCGTCGACCGTCGCGGCATCGGCATGTCGAGCCCCATCGACTGCCGGGACAAGTTCGACCGCCAGGAGATGCGCGACCAGTCGCAGTTCCAGACCGGCGACGACCCGGTGGCCAACCTGTCCGAGGTCGCCAACACCGCTACCACCAACTGCACCGACGCCATCGCGCCTGGGGCCTCCGCCTACGACGACGCACACGCCGCCTCCGACATCGAGCGGTTGCGCAGCACCTGGGACGTGCCCGCCCTGGCGCTGATCGGCATCGGCAACGGCGCCCAGGTGGCGCTGACCTACGCCGGATCGCGGCCCGACAAGGTCGCCCGCCTCGTCCTCGACTCACCGGTCGCGTTGGGCACCAACGCCGAAGCCGCCGCCGAGCAACAGGTCAAGGGGCAGCAGGCCGCGCTCGACGCCTTCGCCGCCCAGTGCATCGCGGTGAACTGCGCGCTCGGTCCGGACCCGAAGGGCGCCGTCAGCGCCCTGCTGGCCGACGCCCGCGCCGGCAGGGGCCCGGGCGGCGCGTCGGTGGCACAGGTCGCCAACGCCATCACCGTCGCGCTGGGCTTCCCGTCCGGCGGTCGCGTCAACGCCACAACCGACCTGGCCAACGCGCTCGCGGCCGCCCGCTCCGGTGACACCAACGGGCTGAACAACCTGATCAACCACGCCAACACCGTGCAGGACTCCGACGGCCAGTTCGTCAATGTCTGCAGTGACGCCGTCAATCGCCCGACCCCGGACCGGGTGCGTGAGCTGTTCGTCGCCTGGGGCAAGCTCTACCCCCAATTCGGTACCGTCGCCGCGCTCAACATGGTCAAGTGCGTGCACTGGCCCACCGGTTCCCCGCCGCCCTCCCCGAAGACCCTGAAGGTCGACGTGCTGCTGCTCGGCGTGCAGAACGACCCGATCGTGGGGACCGACGGGGTCGCGGCGACCGCGGCCAGCATCATCAACGCCAACGCGGCCAGCAAGCGGGTGATGTGGCAGGGCATCGGGCACGGCGCCAGCATCTATTCGGGCTGCGCGGTTGCGCCGCTGAACGGCTACCTCAGCAGCGGCAAATTGCCCAACACCGACACCTACTGCCCGGCCTGA
- the aftC gene encoding arabinofuranan 3-O-arabinosyltransferase: MYGALVTAAESIRTGSRERLLTAFRPRTGAPSVASILRSALWPIAILSVLHRSIVITTNGNITDDFKPVYRAVVNFRRGWDIYNEHFDYVDPHYLYPPGGTLLMAPFGYLPEYPSRYLFILINTVAILAAWYLLLRMFNYTLSSVAAPALLLAMFCTETVTNTLVFTNINGCVLLAEMLFLRWLLDGRIGRQWWAGVAIGLTLTLKPVLLPLLLLPVLNRQWRTLVPAFVIPVVVNAAAWPLVSDPMDFVTRTVPYFLGTRDYFNSSIEGNGVYFGLPTWLIVFLRILFTLLAIGALWLLYRHYRTRDPRFWLTNSAGVLLLWSFLVSSLAQGYYSMMLFPFLMTVVLPNSLIRNWPAWLGIYGFMTLDRWLLFNWMRWGRALEYLKITYGWSLLLIVVFTVLYFRYLDAKAENRLDDGIDPAWLMTERQRATVDA, encoded by the coding sequence GTGTACGGTGCGCTGGTGACGGCAGCTGAATCGATCCGAACCGGCTCGCGCGAGCGGCTCCTGACCGCCTTTCGTCCCCGCACCGGCGCGCCGAGCGTGGCGAGCATCTTGCGGTCCGCGCTATGGCCGATCGCCATCCTCTCGGTGCTGCACCGCAGCATCGTCATCACCACCAACGGCAACATCACCGACGACTTCAAACCCGTCTACCGGGCGGTGGTGAACTTCCGGCGCGGCTGGGACATCTACAACGAGCACTTCGACTACGTCGACCCGCACTACCTGTATCCGCCCGGCGGCACACTGCTGATGGCACCGTTCGGGTACCTGCCCGAGTATCCGTCGCGCTACCTGTTCATCCTGATCAACACCGTGGCCATCCTGGCCGCGTGGTATCTGCTGCTGCGGATGTTCAACTACACGCTGTCCTCGGTCGCCGCGCCCGCGCTGCTGCTGGCCATGTTCTGCACCGAGACGGTGACCAACACGCTGGTGTTCACCAACATCAACGGCTGCGTGCTGCTCGCCGAGATGCTGTTCCTGCGGTGGCTGCTCGACGGCCGGATCGGCCGGCAGTGGTGGGCCGGCGTGGCGATCGGCCTGACGCTGACGCTCAAACCGGTGCTGTTGCCGTTGCTGTTGCTGCCGGTGCTGAACCGCCAGTGGCGGACGCTGGTGCCCGCCTTCGTGATTCCCGTCGTCGTCAACGCGGCCGCGTGGCCGTTGGTCAGTGATCCGATGGACTTCGTGACCCGCACGGTGCCCTACTTTTTGGGCACCCGCGACTATTTCAACAGCTCGATCGAGGGCAACGGCGTGTACTTCGGCCTGCCCACCTGGTTGATCGTGTTCCTGCGAATCCTGTTCACGCTGTTGGCCATTGGGGCCCTGTGGCTGTTGTACCGCCACTACCGCACCCGGGACCCGCGGTTCTGGTTGACCAACTCCGCGGGTGTGCTGCTGCTGTGGTCGTTCCTGGTGTCGTCGCTGGCCCAGGGCTACTACTCGATGATGCTGTTCCCGTTTTTGATGACGGTCGTGCTGCCCAACTCGTTGATCCGCAACTGGCCCGCGTGGCTGGGGATCTACGGCTTCATGACCCTGGACCGCTGGCTGCTGTTCAACTGGATGCGCTGGGGCCGGGCGCTGGAGTACCTCAAGATCACCTACGGCTGGTCGCTGCTGCTGATCGTGGTGTTCACCGTGCTGTACTTCCGGTACCTCGATGCCAAGGCTGAGAACCGGCTGGATGACGGGATCGATCCGGCGTGGCTGATGACCGAGCGGCAGCGCGCTACCGTGGATGCATGA
- the msrB gene encoding peptide-methionine (R)-S-oxide reductase MsrB has product MTSPDVSRPKLQLTDDEWRQKLTPEEFHVLRQAGTERPFTGEYTDTKTEGVYQCRACGAELFRSTEKFESHCGWPSFFDPAKSDAVILRPDHSMGTTRTEVLCANCHSHLGHVFAGEGYPTPTDQRYCINSVCLRLVPSGA; this is encoded by the coding sequence ATGACCTCCCCCGACGTATCGCGTCCGAAGCTGCAGCTGACCGACGACGAGTGGCGCCAGAAGCTCACCCCGGAAGAGTTTCACGTGCTGCGCCAAGCCGGCACCGAGCGACCCTTCACGGGTGAATACACCGACACCAAGACCGAAGGCGTGTACCAGTGCCGTGCCTGCGGTGCCGAATTGTTCCGCAGCACAGAGAAATTCGAGTCGCATTGCGGCTGGCCGTCGTTCTTCGACCCGGCGAAATCCGATGCGGTGATCCTGCGGCCCGACCATTCGATGGGGACGACGCGCACCGAGGTGCTGTGCGCGAACTGCCACAGCCACCTGGGCCACGTGTTCGCCGGTGAGGGCTATCCGACGCCGACCGACCAGCGGTACTGCATCAACTCGGTCTGCCTGCGACTGGTGCCGTCGGGGGCTTGA